A genomic window from Salvia hispanica cultivar TCC Black 2014 chromosome 5, UniMelb_Shisp_WGS_1.0, whole genome shotgun sequence includes:
- the LOC125189486 gene encoding uncharacterized protein LOC125189486, with protein sequence MSPYQLVFGKSCHLPVEMEHSSYWAVRQLNMDFTKADKERILHLNLLDEFRNEAYANSSIYKARMKAHHDKMIERREFYLRDAVLLFNHKLRFFPGNLKSKWSGPFTIKEVMSNGTIELFGPDGSTFKANGQNLKKFYTREQHDEVFVVGLIE encoded by the coding sequence ATGTCACCTTATCAATTGGTGTTTGGGAAGTCATGCCACCTCCCGGTTGAGATGGAGCACTCATCGTATTGGGCGGTGAGGCAATTGAACATGGACTTCACTAAGGCCGACAAGGAGAGGATACTTCACCTTAACTTGCTTGATGAGTTTAGGAATGAAGCATACGCTAATTCCTCCATCTACAAGGCGAGGATGAAAGCTCACCACGACAAGATGATCGAGAGGCGTGAGTTCTACCTGAGAGACGCCGTTTTGCTTTTCAACCACAAGTTGAGGTTCTTCCCGGGCAATCTGAAATCTAAGTGGTCCGGCCCCTTCACTATTAAGGAAGTTATGAGCAATGGCACGATAGAGCTCTTTGGACCCGATGGAAGCACATTCAAGGCCAATGgtcaaaacttgaagaaaTTTTATACTAGGGAGCAACATGACGAAGTCTTTGTTGTTGGCTTGATCGAGTAG